One stretch of Glandiceps talaboti chromosome 7, keGlaTala1.1, whole genome shotgun sequence DNA includes these proteins:
- the LOC144438005 gene encoding 3 beta-hydroxysteroid dehydrogenase type 7-like, whose product MALDKLTVLVTGGAGFLGQHIIKLLIEKTMVQEIKSFDIGPLKWNPELVIRNSMVQFHHIHGDITNVEHIAKACEGVDAVFHTAAVVDVTLMPDIEKLTEVNVVGTRNVILACIENNVQFLVGTSSHGIFEGEEPIHDGDENLEIPEKFLFVYTETKYMGEKLMLDANNRVCRNGEVLKTVVIRPVAMYGEGDSHAVKTTIQVTQNQGGVFYKIGSGAVQYQMAYIGNVAWLHIKALQKLNELGSLTLNNIAGRVFFATDDTPLQPFSDFMKPFIVARGYRVSKLRIPYWLIYCIYWIMGMFCLLLKPMKRINMNTTTDVLYCTFGAGHSFNSRLAKQLLDYKPIFTPQEAIERSLKYYSNINLDD is encoded by the coding sequence ATGGCCCTTGACAAACTTACTGTTCTTGTTACAGGAGGGGCAGGCTTTCTTGGTCAACACATCATTAAGTTATTGATAGAGAAAACTATGGTGCAAGAAATCAAGTCGTTTGATATTGGGCCTCTGAAATGGAACCCAGAGTTGGTTATCAGGAATTCTATGGTACAGTTTCATCATATCCATGGAGATATAACCAATGTAGAGCATATTGCAAAGGCATGTGAAGGTGTTGATGCTGTTTTCCATACTGCTGCAGTAGTTGACGTCACACTGATGCCTGATATCGAGAAGCTGACTGAAGTGAATGTTGTTGGAACTCGTAATGTTATACTTGCCTGCATTGAAAACAATGTTCAATTCTTGGTTGGTACAAGTAGTCATGGCATCTTTGAAGGTGAGGAACCGATTCACGATGGTGATGAAAACTTGGAGATACCAGAAAAGTTTCTCTTTGTGTACACAGAGACGAAGTATATGGGGGAGAAGTTGATGCTTGATGCTAATAATAGAGTCTGTAGAAATGGTGAAGTGTTGAAGACTGTTGTAATTCGACCCGTGGCAATGTATGGTGAAGGCGACTCCCATGCTGTCAAAACCACAATCCAAGTTACACAAAACCAGGGCGGCGTATTTTATAAGATTGGATCTGGGGCTGTCCAATACCAGATGGCATACATTGGCAATGTTGCATGGCTGCATATCAAAGCACTGCAAAAGTTAAACGAATTGGGCAGTTTGACCTTGAATAACATTGCTGGTAGAGTATTTTTTGCAACCGATGACACACCTCTGCAACCCTTCTCAGATTTCATGAAGCCTTTCATTGTTGCCAGGGGTTACCGTGTGTCCAAACTGAGAATACCTTATTGGTTGATTTACTGCATCTATTGGATTATGGGAATGTTTTGTTTGCTACTGAAACCAATGAAGCGGATCAACATGAATACCACTACAGATGTACTATATTGCACGTTTGGGGCTGGACATTCCTTTAACTCCAGGCTTGCAAAGCAACTGTTGGATTATAAACCAATTTTCACACCCCAGGAGGCAATAGAAAGAAGTTTGAAATATTACAGCAACATTAATCTTGATGACTGA